A DNA window from Impatiens glandulifera chromosome 7, dImpGla2.1, whole genome shotgun sequence contains the following coding sequences:
- the LOC124910176 gene encoding transcription factor MYB73-like: MAAAEDTMFQVIKGQWSIDEDSLLAEVVQTHGAKNWSFICRSIPGRTASSCRLRWCNHLSPELNHGPFTPQEDQIINRAHEILGNKWSDIARLLVGRTDNLVKNRWHCYLKKQPAGAMINGGGGGGGDGQGAVEEVEEVDETAAGRTESDSFVPPGADALVLLSETALRSEGLVDSDSEENQNEPVEEDVSESTDIDPNIVRLVNKTVRELLPGIVRKEMENIIPTILREEMEKCIPIMLRKEMEKLTLTFIKKD; the protein is encoded by the coding sequence aTGGCGGCGGCGGAGGATACGatgtttcaagtgatcaagggGCAATGGAGCATCGATGAGGACAGTTTGTTGGCTGAGGTGGTGCAAACCCACGGTGCCAAGAATTGGTCTTTTATTTGCAGATCAATTCCGGGGCGAACGGCTAGTTCTTGCCGGCTTCGGTGGTGCAACCATTTGTCCCCGGAGCTAAACCATGGGCCCTTCACCCCACAGGAGGACCAGATCATCAATCGGGCCCATGAAATTCTGGGAAACAAGTGGTCGGATATCGCCCGATTGCTTGTCGGCAGAACTGACAACCTTGTAAAGAACCGCTGGCATTGCTATTTAAAGAAACAGCCTGCTGGTGCGATGATCaatggcggcggcggcggaggcggCGACGGACAGGGAGCGGTAGAGGAAGTGGAAGAGGTAGATGAAACTGCAGCTGGTAGGACGGAAAGTGATTCCTTCGTGCCTCCTGGAGCTGATGCTCTTGTTTTACTGTCGGAGACTGCCCTTAGATCAGAAGGGTTAGTGGATTCCGATTCAGAGGAAAATCAGAATGAACCAGTTGAGGAGGATGTGTCGGAGTCCACCGATATTGATCCTAACATTGTTCGGTTGGTTAATAAAACTGTCAGGGAGTTACTTCCGGGCATTGTCAGGAAGGAAATGGAAAACATCATTCCAACCATTCTTAGGGAGGAAATGGAGAAGTGCATTCCAATCATGCTTAGGAAGGAAATGGAGAAGCTCACTCTTACTTTCATTAAAAAAGACTGA